A region of Rhodamnia argentea isolate NSW1041297 chromosome 9, ASM2092103v1, whole genome shotgun sequence DNA encodes the following proteins:
- the LOC115740910 gene encoding cytochrome P450 78A9-like has translation METHIDSFWIFALPTKYHDLSLPNLLLLLLLFATTWLLRALSRWAHPGGPAWGRHPHHSRNDSCSPIPGPRGLPVLGSMQLMHGLAHRRLATAASRHRARRLMAFSLGETRAVVASDPGVAREILNSSAFADRPMKESAYGLLFDRAIGFAPYGRYWRVLRRVAARHLFSPRELGAGAERRRAIAEQMVSAIVSHGRVSFQVREIASQASLNNMMGSVFGREYELLHENEETRELRGLVEEGYDLLGKLNWSDHLPWLAGLDLQRVRFRCSELVPRVNRFVGRIIQEHKCRTGPRSSDFVDVLLALQGHDKLSDPDMIAVLWEMIFRGTDTVAVLIEWILARMVLHPHIQSRVHEELDRVVGRSQPLMELDLQSTPYLSAVVKETLRLHPPGPLLSWARLAIVDTTLGGYQVPAGTTAMVNMWAITRDPEVWADPLEFTPERFMGRDDAGAEFSVFGSDARLAPFGSGRRVCPGKDLGLTTVTYLVGRLLQEFEWAQVDHSPVNLSEVLRLSCEMVNPLTVKVSPRRS, from the exons ATGGAAACTCACATAGACAGCTTCTGGATTTTCGCTCTCCCCACCAAATACCATGACCTCTCCCTTcccaacctcctcctcctcctcctcctcttcgccACCACGTGGCTCCTCCGTGCCCTGTCCCGCTGGGCTCATCCCGGCGGTCCCGCCTGGGGCCGCCACCCCCACCACAGCCGTAACGATAGCTGCAGCCCCATACCTGGCCCGCGAGGCCTCCCCGTGCTCGGCAGCATGCAGCTCATGCACGGCCTCGCCCACCGCAGGctcgccaccgccgcctccCGCCACCGGGCCAGGAGGCTGATGGCCTTCAGCCTCGGCGAGACGCGGGCCGTCGTCGCCTCCGACCCCGGCGTTGCCCGGGAGATCCTCAACAGCTCCGCCTTCGCGGACCGCCCCATGAAGGAGTCCGCCTACGGGCTCTTGTTCGACCGGGCCATCGGGTTCGCCCCCTACGGCCGGTACTGGCGGGTGCTCCGCCGGGTTGCGGCCAGGCACCTCTTCTCCCCGAGGGAGCTCGGCGCGGGCGCGGAGCGGCGGCGAGCGATTGCGGAGCAGATGGTCTCGGCCATCGTCAGCCACGGCAGAGTGAGCTTCCAGGTTCGGGAGATCGCGAGCCAGGCATCGCTGAACAACATGATGGGCTCGGTGTTCGGGCGCGAGTACGAGCTTTTGCATGAGAATGAGGAGACGCGAGAGCTGAGAGGTCTGGTGGAGGAAGGTTACGACCTGTTGGGGAAGTTGAACTGGTCCGACCACCTCCCTTGGCTCGCGGGTCTGGACCTCCAGAGGGTGCGGTTCAGGTGCTCTGAGTTGGTGCCCCGGGTGAACAGGTTCGTGGGCCGGATCATCCAGGAACACAAGTGTCGGACCGGTCCGAGAAGCTCCGATTTTGTCGACGTTTTGCTCGCCCTTCAGGGGCATGATAAGCTATCGGACCCCGACATGATCGCTGTTCTTTGG GAAATGATTTTCAGAGGAACGGACACGGTGGCGGTGCTGATCGAGTGGATCTTAGCGAGGATGGTGCTCCATCCTCACATCCAGTCAAGGGTCCACGAGGAGCTCGACCGCGTGGTGGGTAGATCGCAACCATTGATGGAATTGGACCTCCAGTCGACACCGTACCTCTCCGCCGTCGTGAAGGAGACCCTCCGATTGCACCCACCAGGCCCGCTCTTGTCGTGGGCGCGGCTGGCAATTGTAGACACAACCTTGGGTGGTTACCAGGTGCCTGCGGGCACCACGGCAATGGTCAACATGTGGGCCATCACGCGGGACCCAGAAGTATGGGCCGACCCGCTTGAGTTCACCCCGGAGAGGTTCATGGGTCGGGATGACGCCGGTGCCGAGTTCTCAGTCTTTGGATCGGACGCACGGCTCGCCCCGTTCGGGTCGGGCAGGAGGGTCTGCCCCGGGAAGGACTTGGGCTTGACCACGGTGACTTATTTGGTGGGACGGCTGCTCCAGGAGTTCGAGTGGGCCCAGGTGGATCACAGCCCAGTGAATCTATCTGAAGTGCTCAGGCTGTCCTGTGAGATGGTCAACCCGTTGACCGTCAAAGTGAGTCCTAGGCGAtcttaa